A region of Anolis sagrei isolate rAnoSag1 chromosome 2, rAnoSag1.mat, whole genome shotgun sequence DNA encodes the following proteins:
- the ZNF740 gene encoding zinc finger protein 740 isoform X2, whose amino-acid sequence MAQSHRKESEKTRSRKAEDTTEGSPPKKSLKKVVVIEQNGSFQLRDPKNFICEHCLGAFRSSYHLKRHILIHTGEKPFECDVCDMRFIQKYHLERHKRVHSGEKPYQCERCLQSFSRTDRLLRHKRMCQGCPGKESDSQLLL is encoded by the exons ATGGCTCAG AGTCATCGCAAGGAAAGTGAAAAGACACGCAGTCGGAAGGCAGAGGATACCACCGAAGGATCGCCACCTAAAAAGTCCCTTAAAAAG GTGGTGGTGATTGAGCAGAATGGATCCTTCCAACTCCGAGATcccaagaactttatttgtgagCATTGCCTTGGGGCATTCCGAAGCAGCTACCACCTCAAAAGGCACATTCTCATCCATACTG gtgAAAAGCCATTTGAGTGTGATGTGTGTGACATGCGCTTCATCCAGAAATACCATCTGGAGCGCCACAAACGTGTGCACAGTGGGGAGAAGCCGTACCAGTGTGAGCGCTGCCTGCAG AGCTTCTCAAGGACAGACCGGTTGCTGAGACATAAACGAATGTGCCAGGGCTGCCCAGGCAAAGAATCTGACTCACAGCTGCTGCTTTAG
- the ZNF740 gene encoding zinc finger protein 740 isoform X1, translating to MAQASLLACEGLSGVCLVPTVASKKMMPKQSSKQSHRKESEKTRSRKAEDTTEGSPPKKSLKKVVVIEQNGSFQLRDPKNFICEHCLGAFRSSYHLKRHILIHTGEKPFECDVCDMRFIQKYHLERHKRVHSGEKPYQCERCLQSFSRTDRLLRHKRMCQGCPGKESDSQLLL from the exons ATGGCTCAG GCAAGTCTTCTGGCCTGCGAGGGACTCTCCGGGGTTTGCCTTGTGCCAACTGTTGCCAGCAAGAAGATGATGCCGAAGCAGAGCTCTAAGCAG AGTCATCGCAAGGAAAGTGAAAAGACACGCAGTCGGAAGGCAGAGGATACCACCGAAGGATCGCCACCTAAAAAGTCCCTTAAAAAG GTGGTGGTGATTGAGCAGAATGGATCCTTCCAACTCCGAGATcccaagaactttatttgtgagCATTGCCTTGGGGCATTCCGAAGCAGCTACCACCTCAAAAGGCACATTCTCATCCATACTG gtgAAAAGCCATTTGAGTGTGATGTGTGTGACATGCGCTTCATCCAGAAATACCATCTGGAGCGCCACAAACGTGTGCACAGTGGGGAGAAGCCGTACCAGTGTGAGCGCTGCCTGCAG AGCTTCTCAAGGACAGACCGGTTGCTGAGACATAAACGAATGTGCCAGGGCTGCCCAGGCAAAGAATCTGACTCACAGCTGCTGCTTTAG
- the CSAD gene encoding cysteine sulfinic acid decarboxylase, which produces MAEDALSHPALDKESGEQFLQEAFQVLIEEGVRKGMDVSEKVCDWIEPEELKQILDLDLRESGEPNERLLERCRDVIRYSVKTCHPRFFNQLFSGLDPHALTGRFITEMLNTSQYTYEIAPVFVLMEEVVLKKLRELIGWERGDGIFCPGGSISNMYAMNVARYHCFPDCKQKGNWAIPKLAMFTSQESHYSVQKGAAFLGIGTDNVYFVAVDEKGKMIPADLEKQISRAKSEKAFPFFVNATCGTTVLGAFDPVAEIAEVCARHRIWLHVDAAWGGSALLSQRHRHLLDGIKRANSVTWNPHKMLMTGLQCSAFLLHDSTGLLQRCHCAKATYLFQTDKFYDTAYDGGDQTIQCGRKVDCLKLWLMWKANGTKGLEQRVDRAFAFTRYMTNEIKKREGFQLVIEPEFINLCFWYVPPSLRGQEGCTDYSLRLGKVAPVIKERMMKKGSMMVGYQPQGNKVNCFRQIVTNPAVTKEDLDFFLDEIERLGKDL; this is translated from the exons ATGGCAGAAGATGCTCTGTCACATCCTGCCTTGGACAAAGAGTCTGGGGAGCAGTTTCTTCAGGAAGCATTCCAGGTCCTGATAGAAGAAGGCGTGAGAAAGGGGATGGATGTCTCTGAAAAG GTGTGTGATTGGATAGAGCCCGAGGAACTGAAACAAATTTTGGACCTTGATCTAAGAGAAAGTGGGGAACCAAATGAGAGGTTGTTGGAGCGTTGCCGAGATGTTATCAGATATAGTGTGAAAACAT GTCATCCACGCTTTTTTAACCAATTGTTTTCAGGGCTTGATCCACATGCTTTGACTGGACGTTTCATCACAGAGATGCTCAACACTAGCCA GTACACTTATGAAATTGCCCCTGTCTTTGTTCTGATGGAGGAAGTGGTGCTGAAGAAGCTGAGGGaactgattggctgggagagaggagACGGAATATTCTGTCCTG GGGGATCAATCTCCAACATGTATGCCATGAATGTGGCTCGGTACCACTGCTTCCCAGACTGTAAACAGAAGGGAAATTGGGCAATACCAAAGTTGGCAATGTTCACATCACAAGAG AGTCACTACTCAGTCCAAAAAGGAGCAGCTTTCTTGGGCATTGGCACAGACAATGTCTACTTTGTTGCAGTGGACGAAAA AGGGAAAATGATCCCAGCTGACCTGGAGAAACAAATCAGCCGGGCCAAATCTGAG AAAGCATTTCCCTTCTTTGTCAATGCCACTTGTGGCACCACAGTTCTAGGAGCCTTTGACCCCGTGGCAGAGATTGCAGAAGTTTGTGCAAGGCACAGGATCTGGCTCCATGTGGAT GCAGCATGGGGTGGCAGTGCCCTCCTCTCACAAAGGCATCGGCACCTTTTGGATGGAATCAAGAG GGCCAATTCAGTGACGTGGAACCCCCACAAAATGCTCATGACTGGCCTGCAGTGTTCTGCCTTCTTGCTTCACGATAGCACT GGTCTACTACAAAGGTGCCACTGTGCCAAGGCGACCTATCTATTCCAGACTGACAAGTTCTATGACACAGCTTATGATGGGGGTGATCAAACCATCCAATGTGGACGCAAAGTGGACTGCCTCAAGCTGTGGCTGATGTGGAAAGCCAATGGTACCAAGGGCTTGGAACAGAGAGTAGACAGGGCATTTGCCTTCACCAG GTATATGACCAATGAGATTAAGAAGCGAGAAGGTTTTCAGCTGGTGATAGAG CCTGAGTTTATCAATCTTTGTTTTTGGTATGTGCCACCAAGTCTACGGGGACAGGAGGGTTGCACCGACTATTCCCTGCGACTTGGGAAG GTTGCTCCTGTGATCAAGGAGAGGATGATGAAGAAAGGGTCTATGATGGTGGGCTATCAGCCACAGGGCAACAAAGTCAACTGCTTCCGCCAAATTGTCACCAATCCAGCAGTCACCAAAGAAGACCTGGACTTCTTTCTAGATGAGATTGAGAGGCTTGGCAAAGATCTGTAG